One stretch of Vicia villosa cultivar HV-30 ecotype Madison, WI unplaced genomic scaffold, Vvil1.0 ctg.001020F_1_1, whole genome shotgun sequence DNA includes these proteins:
- the LOC131632792 gene encoding mediator of RNA polymerase II transcription subunit 15-like — MQNFVNGLKLKTKQLIDTAAGGSTNFKTATEIKKIIDAIAANEHLELYDRSVNQPEGLVDLKLTNQVVKMEEQIAAEVERRLKQMALEKKTVAQIQPAQPTQAVNCEICGGPHFAVHCVVTAQQVEEINFLKQNNPYSNTYNPGWKNHPNFSWKDQQGSVPKQGVIPYQNQPQQQQQYQSPQQQPYQQPYQQAQQQFQQQGPRKMSQIAQQLANPQQQGALPSTTVTNPKDHNNVSAIVTRSGKAKEVVEENAEEEEPLLEVDVEIKKNEEQVEDLGVLEPTTKGKTSEQKPEIKLPFPTRNKKKGQHEKNFQKFLEMFKKLELNIPFLEALEQMPTYAKFMKDIISKKRTTDWYEDSGEEERPRLCNYSLYYWG; from the exons atgcagaattttgtgaatggtctTAAGCTTAAGACTAAACAATTAATTGACAcagctgctggtggttcaacaaattttaaaacagccACTGAGATAAAGAAGATCATTGATGCTATTGCAGCAAACGAACACTTAGAGCTGTATGACCGCAGTGTAAATCAACCAGAAGGGTTAGTTGATTTGAAGTTGACGAATCAAGTTGTTAAGATGGAAGAGCAGATCGCAGCTGAAGTTGAGCGCAGATTAAAACAAATGGCTCTTGAAAAAAAAACGGTGGCTCAAATTCAACCTGCACAACCGACTCAAGCAGtgaattgtgaaatatgtggGGGACCTCACTTTGCCGTGCATTGTGTGGTCACAGCTCAGCAGGTGGAAGAAATCAATTTTTTGAAGCAGAACAACCCTTACTCTAATACTtacaatccagggtggaagaatcatccaaatttctcCTGGAAGGATCAACAAGGGAGTGTTCCAAAACAAGGGGTGATTCCTTATCAAAATCAgccacaacaacaacagcagTATCAATCACCGCAACAACAACCGTATCAACAACCTTATCAACAAgctcaacaacaattccaacaacaaGGGCCaagaaaa atgagtcaaatagcacaacaattGGCAAATCCTCAACAACAGGGTGCTCTACCTAGTACCACAGTTACGAATCCCAAAGATCACAATAATGTGAGTGCTatagtaacaagaagtggaaaaGCGAAAGAAGTTGTGGAGGAGAACGCTGAAGAAGAAGAACCATTGCTTGAAGTAGATGTAGAAATAAAAAAGAATGAAGAACAAGTGGAAGACTTGGGTGTGTTGGAACCAACAACTAAAGGGAAGACTAGTGAACAAAAACCGGAAATCAAATTACCCTTTCcaacaagaaataagaagaaaggaCAGCACgagaaaaactttcaaaaattcttGGAAATGTTTAAGAAACTTGAGTTGAACATACCATTCCTGGAGGCGTTAGAACAAATGCCTACCTATGCCAAGTTCATGAAAGATATAATCTCCAAGAAAAGGACAACCGATT ggtatgaagattccggtGAAGAAGAAAGACCGAGGCTCTGTAACTATTCCTTGTACTATTGGGGATAG